TTCTTTGGGCTTAACCGGACAGCAATGGGAGCCGCTAATTATTGGCGTTGATTGACCGAGACTATGACAAGTATACCAAAGCGGGTTCGACGAAGAACGCTATGGCTCGGACCCGACACTTCAGCTTCAAATTTCCGCACCCCCTCCCAGAACAGCCCATGACTTTTATTTTGTTGGTACAGTCTGTGGACTACCCCAAACCCTAAAGAAAAAGGGCTTGGCAAAATTATCGCCAAGCCCTTGAAATATCATGGTGCCGAGGGTCAGAATCGAACTGCCGACACAGGAATTTTCTGACAAACCAGAAGTCCAAGAAACTGGAGCCTTGGGTCTTCGGGTTATGAGAACCAAACAGGACACCGCTTTAGTCGCAACAACCTGCTATCAATGAATTTTGTTGGTCTCGGTTATATTGAGTTGTTCTCCGTTGAACGGCTGAGGTGAGTCATCTGGTGAGTCGCCTGCCCCAGCCCCCTCTTGGTCGGAAGGGAGTTGTTGAAGTATATCAGCCCGCAAGGCCGATAAGACAAATCCGGCGAGTTTCTCAACCGCCTCTGCAAAAAGAACACTCTGGAATTACGCGAAAAAGCGTCACGATTTTCAACAGAGCCTGCCGATCTTGGGCAGCTTTTTCAGTATCGACTCACGCCGCAAGAGCTGATGTAAACTGAATCTTGCCCTTCAAGCTTTACCCATCACCTGCATCATGATTCTCAATGGTACCTTCTCATACATGTAGTATTACAGCAAAACAACTGAACAAAGCCCATACACGATCTCCAATTGCAAGATCGAGCCTGGATCCACTGACTGAAGACACAACCGAACAGAGTTCAGCGTTATCAGAAATTCGGACAACGTATTCCGTGCTTATTCTGCCTTCCGAGATACGAACGACTGTGCCTTCGAATATGTTGTCCGCACTGGACGATGGTTCTTTGCTTCCGTGCTGCAACATCACATAGGGAGCTTTCACCTCTGCAGTAACCAGATTTCCAACATCCAACGCCAGCCTTTCCAGGCTATTCCTTGTAATGATCGTTGTCACTGAGTGGTTATCTATAGTCTGGAGATCAATGCGCGCTTGAACATCTCCTTTCTCTATCGATTTGATTTTCCCGAAGAAAGCATTACGAGCACTGGTCCTTCTGTCTGACTCCCTTTCCATGAACAGTCTGGTTATCTGCTGCAAGTCTTGCTCAGAAAAAGAGTAGTGCGATACCGCGTTGGTTACTGCCGTTTGTCCCAGCATCATCTGGACAGCCGGAATGGGCAAGTTGCCCTGCACAAGCTCCACAGCTCGAGCCTTGCGGATCATCTCAGGACTTCCCAAGCGCTTGTCGAACCCGCAGTGCTTTGCCCGCTCATAAAATTTGCGACGAACAAAAGCCGGATCGATATCAAAGAGGTTCCGTAGCGAATCCTTGAAGGCGGTGTCCTCCAACGACCTGGTGAGCTCCTGGGACAAACTCTCCGAAATTTGAATGATTCTTGATGATTTTACGCCATCATCCGTTGCACGGAATCGGATACTGTGACTTTCCGGGTCGATGTCCTCAAAGGGATTCAGAGACAGGATCTCGTTGAGCTTGGCCCCTGTGTATCGAATCAGAAGGAAAATAAAGAGAATTCTCCGCCTCGACAGGCGGACATCTTTGCGAGGAGACGCATCAACCCACTTCCGGAAAGCTCTCTCCAGCATACCCAACTGAATTGTATCGAGATATACATTGTTTCTGGCGGAGGACGACATAACCACACCTCGCTCCTCTTTCGACGTATGAGGCTCAAGCCAGAAACTCAGGCTTGATTCACTTTCCGATGCTTACCCTTGGCTCCTGCGCTATCTGAGAAGCTTGCATACACGAACACCCTCTTGACTTCCAGAGACGACCCTGAGAAACTGACACGAAAGCAAGGCAAATCGTGTTAATTACCATGCGGAGTTCCTATGCTCTTCCAAGCAGCAGGCATCACGGTCGATCCGTGGCTACCGCCTCTGATCGCCTTCTTGATTTCCTTCTTTACTTCGATGGCCGGAGTTTCAGGTGCGTTTTTGCTCCTCCCTTTTCAAATGAGCTTTCTCGGCTTCACAAACCCCTCGGTCAGCGCCACGAATCATCTATTCAACATCATCGCGATCCCAAGTGGAGTCTACCGCTACCTGAAAGAAGGCCGAATGGTCTGGCCGCTGACGTGGATCGTGATACTCGGAACGCTGCCGGGCGTGCTTCTGGGAGCTGTCGTGAGGATCGAATATCTTCCTGATCCTAAAAATTTCAAGCTGTTCGCCGCCGCCGTGCTCATCTTCATCGGAGTCCGGATGCTATACGACATGCTTGGCAATGGATCGGGCTCGCGAGATAAATCCTCGGCCGAGGTAAAGTTTCAGAAGCAGGCGAAAAAGCAGCAGACGCAAACCGAGACAGATTCCAGCAGCACTCCCACAGTGCACATCGAGCGCTTCTCGCTCAGAGAAATCTCTTTCAGCTTCTATGGCGACAGATTCTCGGTCAAAACTCTGGGCATATTCATCCTGAGTTTCGTTGTCGGCATTGTTGGCGGTATTTACGGCATTGGCGGCGGTTCCATCATCGCGCCGTTCTTTGTCGCCTTCTATCATCTGCCTGTATACATCGTTGCTGGAGCGGCCCTGATGGGCACATTCGTCACTTCCGTTGCGGGAGTGATTTTCTTTCAGGCCATCGCACCAATCTACCCGGACATGTCGGTGGCCCCTGACTGGGCTCTCGGAACCCTGTTCGGATTAGGCGGCATGGCAGGAATGTACTTGGGAGCTCGCTGCCAGAAGCATGTGCCGGCAAAGGCCATCAAGTGGCTGTTGATCGCCATTGTTATGTTCACTGCGGTCAAATATGTAGCCGAGTATCTGGGATTATAAATTTGGAACGTCAAGGATGCCCCATGTGCATTTCAAATACTGATATCGAGTCAATCTTGCGCCAGATTGAACAATGCAAGGATTCAGACGCCAAAAGACGTCTTCTTGAAAAAGCGGATCCCTGCAAAAACTGCATGGCAAGGGATGACTGCGACAAGAATGCGGAATGTGGGCACCTTCAAGGATTCCTTGTCGAACAACGAAACCTGATTGAAACAATTCTCAGACGGAAGAAATAGCAGGTTGCAGTTCATTTCTGTTGGATGTCATAACATATAGGCACGGCATCAGGAACAGAGCCACCAGCATTTCCATTCCCAATCCCCCGATAGCCGCGACGGCCATAGGCTGCAGCATGTCTCCGCCTTCTTCCAGGTTCATCGCGAGGGGAACGAACCCCATCATGGTAGTGACCGTCGTCATGACTCGGGGACGCAACCGGATTTTTGCAGCTTCCACTACAGCCCGACTGGCTTCCCATGCCCTCTGTCCTTGAATCTCGCGCGCATACGTCAGTAACAGGACACCATCATTGACCGTCGCGGCCACGACGACCAGCACGCCAATAATGACCGTGGCGCCAAGCGGCAGATGCGTCGCGTACATGAGGAACACGACCCCGGACAAACAGACCGGAACACTGCCCAAAATCAAACCAGGCAGCTTGAGGCTGTTGAACTGCACAGTGAGAACTATGAACGAAAAAAAGAGGGCGAACGCGAGCACTGCCAGCAAGGTTTCCTTCATCTCAGACATCAATTCGGCGCTGCCGCCGAAGTCGAAATCATAGCCGATCGGCCGCTCGATCTCCGCGAGCGCCGCCCGCAATTCTCTGACCGCGCCTGCCAAATCGTCGCCGGCGATATCCGCTTCAACTGAGACCTGCTTGATCTGGTTTTCCCGTATGATTTCCACCGGCCCCGTTCCTGGCTCCACGATGGTTATATCCCGCAGACGGAGGGGATATCCCTGAGCGCAGGTAAGGACTAGATTCTCCACATCCTCGCGGGCGGTCATGCGCTCTTCCGCGACCAGCAGCCGGATATCGTAGTACTCCCCGGCATCGTGGAAACGCGTCGCCACAGCACCAGTGATCAGTGAACGCAAGGCTGAGGCGACATCCGCGACCGAAACCCCAAGCTCGGCCGCCTTAACGCGATCCACCCTGACCTGGTATTCCGGCTTCGACAGATCCATGGATACAAATACATTGTGAAATCGGCCCAGTTCATTGATTTTCTGCACCGTGCGTTGAGCTATACTCCCGAGCGTCTCCATGTCTTCCCCGCGAACCTGAACCACCAGGTCAGAGGCTCGCATTCCATGGATTCCCTTGATGGGCATCTGCTTGGCCATGGCCTTGCCGCCCGCGGGCTGCAGACCGGCGACGATCTTGCGAAGCCGAGCCACGTACTCTTCGGTGCTGACATCCCGCTCGGCTTTGGGAACGAGTTGGATGTCCAGCTGGCCCTCATTGGCGACCTCGAATGTGGTGAGCCCCTTCACGTATCCCCCTGCAAGGGTGAAGGCACTCTGGATCAGCGGATCATCCGCCAGGCGTTCTTCTATCCTTCGCAACGCGCGGTCGGTTTCGCTAACGGCGGTGCCTGTCGGCATCTTGACCTTGACCATGATCCGCCCATCGTCGATCAGCGGCAGGAACTCGCCTCCAAGCCGTCCGGCAAGGATAACCGCCGCGCCGACCGCGAACAGGAACACCGGCGCGATGATCCAGCGCCAGGAGAGCACCCGGGTCAACACCCAGCCATAACCTTCGGTCAACGTGGCAAAGATACGTTCGAACCATCCGACCCTACGCTGGCGGCGCCCGCCGAAAAAAATCGCAGTAAGCATCGGCGTTACTGATACGGCGACCAACAGGCTTATGACCACGATGCCGGCAATCACCAGAATGAGCTCGCGGAACAGCAGGCTCGTCAAACCCGGAACGAGCAAAAACGGTACGAACAGAGCCAGAAACGAAAGGGTCGCTGCAATGAGGGCTGATCCCACTTCATTCGTTCCTTCAACAGCGTGAACAGCCGCACCTTGATCCAGGTTCTCTCGCCGCAGCCGGGAAATGTTCTCGACCACGACGATCGAGTTGTCCAAGACCACGCCAAGTGCGACCACAAGGCCACCCAGAGAAAAGATATTGAGAGAGAAGCCGGCGAGCTCCATCAAGCCGAAATTGAGCACAAGCGTCAGTGGTAAGGTGATTGCCATGATCAGGACTTGCCTGACGCTTCCCAGAAACAGGTAAACCACGACTATGAGCAGCACTGCGGCGGCTATGGCTGCATTCTTCACGCCGTTGAGCGCCTGCTTGACGTAAACCGCCTGATCTTCCACATAGTCGAGCTTCAAGCCCAGCGGCAGCTCCGGCTCCAGTTTACCCAGAAGCCGGCTCACCGATTCCGCCGTCTGCACGGTATTGGCCTCGGCCTCCTTCAGCACCGAAACCTTGACCGTCTCTTCCCTGTTGAATCTTGTAACGATCCGTGGGTCTTCATGCCCGTCGACCACATCGGCGATGTCCCGCAGATAAACCTTCTGGTGCCCTTCCCCGGCCACGACCACCGTGCGAATGTCATCGAGGTTTTCATATTCGCCCACCGTGCGAGCGATGATTTCCTTTGGACCAACTGTGACACGGCCGCCTGTACGTTCAATATTCTCGCTCGCGATCCGGTTGATGATCGAATCGAGGGAAAGCTTGTGCTTTTCCAAGGATACCGGGTCGAGCAAGACACGAATCTCTCGCTCAAGTCCGCCGACTATTTCAGTCCCAGCCACTCCCTGAACAGCCAGAATGCGATCCTGCAACCAGTTGTCGGCCCAATCCCGAAGCTCGACCAGCCTCCAGCGATCAGAGCTCACGGTCAATTGCATGACTGGAAGCTGTGAGGGGTCGGCCTTGTAGACGTATGGCGCCTCGATGTCGTCGGGTAACTGTTGCTGTGCGCGAGTAAGGGCAGCAAGAACGTCCTGAAAGGCGATATCCACGTTAGCGCCGTATTCGAAATACACATTCAGGTTGTATTGGCCTTCAATGGATGAAGACTCCAGGTAGTCCAGCCGATCCACTGTGGCCATGAGACGCTCGACAGGATCGGCGATTTCCGTGTCGATGTCCTCAGGCGTTGCGCCTTGCCACTTGATCTGAACCTTAACGAGCGGATAGGTGATGTTCGGAAGATAATCGACTGGAAGCTGCCACAGGCCGTAAAATCCCAGAACCATCAGGGCGATGACGATGGCGCTCGTAGCCAGCCTGCGGTGGACGGCGTAGTGGGTTATCTTCATTGTGAAACGCCTGCCGCCGGGGACACATCAGCAGCATGCCGGGTCGAGTTGCCGTCCTCTGCTTTCCCAGCCATTTTTCCTTTGCCTTGACCTTTCCCCTTGTCCTTTCCTTGCCCCATGCCAGGAGCAGGACCGCCGCTCCCTGCAAGGCGCACCGCTGCACCGTTCTTGAGCTTTCCGTTCCCGGCGGAAATGACCTTATCTCCTGGCTTGACTCCCGAGACGACTTGGACGCGGTTTCCTTCCTCGATGCCGATCTCTACAGGCCGTCTGACGGCGCATCCTTCTTCAAGGATGAATACGACCTGCCCCTTTGGACTCTGCACCACTGCCTCCAGCGGCAGGACTACAGCGTTGTCTGCGGTATGCAGGAGCATTTTGAGCCGGGCAAACATCCCCGGAAGAAGATTGACTGGCTTGTCCAGCACTATCTCAACAGTACGGGTGCGCAATTGCGCATCGAGATACGGATAGATCCGACCGACCCGTCCCTGAAACTTTGATTGGGGATACGCATCCAAAAGAACTTCGACCCGCATGTCAGCGGTCGTATCGGCTGCACGACTCTCAGGGATAGCAGCGCGAATGACCAAGCTGGAGGGATCGTACATTTCCAGCAACACGGCCCGTGGAGCGACAAACTCTCCTTCCTTGACGAGCAGTTTGGTGACCACCCCGTCCCAAGGTGCATGAATCGTATAATCCCGGGCTGTTTCTTCGGCCTGAACCAGTTGAGCCCGGGCTTTTTCGTAGTCGGCCCTGGCCTGATCCAGTTGCTCCTCGGGGATAACGCCATCTTGGATCAGTTTCCGTGCCCTGCGCAGGTCCTCCTCTTCCTTCTTCAGTTCCTCGCGCATCGAAACGATCAGCGCATCCACGCCGCTTTTTCGACCAATAGAAAGCAATGGCTCATTGGATTTTACGAGTTCTCCTTCACGCACCCGTATGTCGAGCACTGGGCCTTCGGCAGGCGATGCAAGTCGGGCTATGCGATAAGGCTCGACCGATCCCGTTACCTCCAGGCTTTTCGAAATTGATGATGTCGCAGCCTCGATGATCTCCACCGTTGGGGGTTGTTTTGCTTTGGAAGATTCTCCTTGCTGCGCATCATCATTAGAAGCAACGCCGTTCAGCGTCATGACCCCCAGTATAATGAGAAACAGCATCACGATTGCTGCAACAATCAATTTTTTAATCATTTCATTCCTGATAAAAAGTTGCGTCACTCCGATCGCTCAATCGGAATCGATTTCCCGCTGGCTTTATGGAGCATCGTTCCCGAGAACACGGCTCATCATGCCTGGCCCTTCATTATCCCCACAGCTGTTGCAACGGCGCTGAATTGCGTCCAGCAAAGCCTTGAACTGTTCTGGTTCGAGTATTTCTTTTTCCTTGAGCAAAAAGTTGATCACCAGATTTTTCATCCGCTCCTGGTGCGCGAGAATCTCTTGTTTCGTAGAGTGTATGGCCTTCTCGTCGACAACAGGCTCAGCCAGAAGATGAAGCATTTTTCTGCGAAGTTCTTTCATGTCTTCGCGAGTACTGCGGGCGGCTTCCTGAAAATCTCGAACATGAGGTTCGATCGCTCTCCATTGCTCCGGCGTGGCATTGACGCTCCGATGCAACAAAGAAGGCGCCTGGGTGTGTGCAGGCCCGTATAATGAATCGATATGTGCCGCATTTCCAGTTGGATACGCATGCAAAGCCCAAAGAGTGATGAACGCAATATTCAGTCCGACTGACAGCGCGATAAGAAATTTTCTCAACCGGCTCCACATCCTACAACCCTCTCTCATTTTCGAGCAGCGCCAGTGTAGCCGCCTCAATGGTTCCCTGTGGCGTAGCACTCAAAAAATCGAAGCCATACAAGATCTCTGCTGATCTATCATATGGCTTATCAATTGTTATGGGATCGTCTTGTTGGAAACTGCTCCATCCGAGAAAGCCCCCCAAGACTAGGCCCAGGACAAGAGCAGTTGTAGTGAGCCCTTCAAGCCCCCAAACCCGTGGCGAGAAGGATTCCGGCCACTTTTTCATGAACCTTGTCTTCGGCTTTTCGGCTTCGGCATATGCTTCCGCCAGTATTCGAGAGGACAAATATGGCGGTATCGGAGCAGGACCCAACTGCTTCATGATAGGCGCCAGACGCTTCATGCTTTCCATAGAAGCACGACACGAACTGCACACGGAAAGATGACGTTCGATGGCTGCTCGCTCCCGTTCCGAGAGCTCTCCATCCAAATACGCCCCCAGGCGCTTTTGGTATTTCCGACACATCGCCATATTGCTGCTCCTGTTAGATTAAACGGACGAGGAGGAGAAAACCCCCGCCCATACTTCAAAGAAAATCGTCACGATCGCCGAGATCGGATCGAAGCCGGGCGCGTCCCCTGGCAAGGAGTCGTTCTACGGCCTTGCGTGTGGTCCCCAGAGCGGATGCAATTTCCTCGTAACTCAGCTCCTCGTAATAGCGGAGCACGATAGCCATGCGCTGGTTGGGAGGCAGGGAGTCGAGGGCCCGCCGCACTTGCGCGGCCTCTTCTAGATGCATCAAGGATTCTGGAGAACCAGGCCTTGAATCGGGGACGTCCGGTAGATTTTCAGTGTAGATGGGATGTTTCTTCTTGGCTCTGTCGAGGCAAAGCCGGGTGATGATCGTATGGAAATATGTTTTGAGCGTTGCTGTGCGTTTATAATGTCTGGAAGAGCGCAGTAACCTGATGAATCCTTCCTGAACGATATCGGCTGCTTCGCATTCATCGCCCAGAAAACGAATCGCTATTCCCCAGGCCCAATGCTGATATCTACGGACAATCTCTTCAAATGCTTTGAGATCACCCTTGCCGGTTGCCTCCATCAGGACTTCGTCACTGACTCTCCCCCTACGCAATCCACCGGCTCCTGATGTTGCGCAGGCTCGCCATGAACAGGCCGGCGCAGAAGATACCGAGCACGATCAGATCCAGCGCAAAGGGCATCATGTGCTCGCCGTGCACCGAACCGTGGAGCACGTCCACCCCGTATGTCAGCGGCAGTACATAAGACAGCGGCTTGAGCAGAACGGGCAGCTTCTCTATTGGGAAGAAGAGACCGCACAGGAAAATCATGGGGAAGCGGAAGAAGTTGGAGAACGTCTGCGCTTCGAACACCTCGCTGACCGCCACGGCGATGAACAGGCCCAGGAATGTCGAGGCCACGGCGATGAGGACTACGGCCGGCACGAAAAGCGCCCAGTCCACATGCGCAAGATCGGTAAGGAACAGCGCCATGGCTACAGGCACGAAGGCGTTGGCCACGCCGAAGAGAATGGCCCCGCTTGTCTTGGCGAACATCAGCAGCTCGAACGGGATGGGCGCAAGCAGAAGCCGCTCGAAGGAGCGGTTCTTCTTCTCGAAGGTCACAGTCACGGCGAGCATGGAGGTGGTGCCGAACAGGATGGATATGGCCACCACGCCGGGCAGCAACTGTGGGACGCTCTCCAGGCCGCTGCCGGACCGGATGAAGAACATGCCGGTCCACGCCAGCGGGAAGATGATGCCCCAGCTGACGTTCGGCGGTTTCAGATAGTAGGTCCGCATGTCCTTGACCAGTATGCTCCAGTAGGCGATTAACCGCTTCATTGCCGTGCCCCCTTCTGTTCCTTTTCGTTGCACATCGCTTTGGTCTCGATGCCAGTGATCCGGACAAACACATCCTCGAGCGACGGGCGTATGCGCCGGGCCTCTGACACC
Above is a genomic segment from Oceanidesulfovibrio indonesiensis containing:
- a CDS encoding TOBE domain-containing protein; this translates as MSSSARNNVYLDTIQLGMLERAFRKWVDASPRKDVRLSRRRILFIFLLIRYTGAKLNEILSLNPFEDIDPESHSIRFRATDDGVKSSRIIQISESLSQELTRSLEDTAFKDSLRNLFDIDPAFVRRKFYERAKHCGFDKRLGSPEMIRKARAVELVQGNLPIPAVQMMLGQTAVTNAVSHYSFSEQDLQQITRLFMERESDRRTSARNAFFGKIKSIEKGDVQARIDLQTIDNHSVTTIITRNSLERLALDVGNLVTAEVKAPYVMLQHGSKEPSSSADNIFEGTVVRISEGRISTEYVVRISDNAELCSVVSSVSGSRLDLAIGDRVWALFSCFAVILHV
- a CDS encoding sulfite exporter TauE/SafE family protein, yielding MLFQAAGITVDPWLPPLIAFLISFFTSMAGVSGAFLLLPFQMSFLGFTNPSVSATNHLFNIIAIPSGVYRYLKEGRMVWPLTWIVILGTLPGVLLGAVVRIEYLPDPKNFKLFAAAVLIFIGVRMLYDMLGNGSGSRDKSSAEVKFQKQAKKQQTQTETDSSSTPTVHIERFSLREISFSFYGDRFSVKTLGIFILSFVVGIVGGIYGIGGGSIIAPFFVAFYHLPVYIVAGAALMGTFVTSVAGVIFFQAIAPIYPDMSVAPDWALGTLFGLGGMAGMYLGARCQKHVPAKAIKWLLIAIVMFTAVKYVAEYLGL
- a CDS encoding efflux RND transporter permease subunit, whose amino-acid sequence is MKITHYAVHRRLATSAIVIALMVLGFYGLWQLPVDYLPNITYPLVKVQIKWQGATPEDIDTEIADPVERLMATVDRLDYLESSSIEGQYNLNVYFEYGANVDIAFQDVLAALTRAQQQLPDDIEAPYVYKADPSQLPVMQLTVSSDRWRLVELRDWADNWLQDRILAVQGVAGTEIVGGLEREIRVLLDPVSLEKHKLSLDSIINRIASENIERTGGRVTVGPKEIIARTVGEYENLDDIRTVVVAGEGHQKVYLRDIADVVDGHEDPRIVTRFNREETVKVSVLKEAEANTVQTAESVSRLLGKLEPELPLGLKLDYVEDQAVYVKQALNGVKNAAIAAAVLLIVVVYLFLGSVRQVLIMAITLPLTLVLNFGLMELAGFSLNIFSLGGLVVALGVVLDNSIVVVENISRLRRENLDQGAAVHAVEGTNEVGSALIAATLSFLALFVPFLLVPGLTSLLFRELILVIAGIVVISLLVAVSVTPMLTAIFFGGRRQRRVGWFERIFATLTEGYGWVLTRVLSWRWIIAPVFLFAVGAAVILAGRLGGEFLPLIDDGRIMVKVKMPTGTAVSETDRALRRIEERLADDPLIQSAFTLAGGYVKGLTTFEVANEGQLDIQLVPKAERDVSTEEYVARLRKIVAGLQPAGGKAMAKQMPIKGIHGMRASDLVVQVRGEDMETLGSIAQRTVQKINELGRFHNVFVSMDLSKPEYQVRVDRVKAAELGVSVADVASALRSLITGAVATRFHDAGEYYDIRLLVAEERMTAREDVENLVLTCAQGYPLRLRDITIVEPGTGPVEIIRENQIKQVSVEADIAGDDLAGAVRELRAALAEIERPIGYDFDFGGSAELMSEMKETLLAVLAFALFFSFIVLTVQFNSLKLPGLILGSVPVCLSGVVFLMYATHLPLGATVIIGVLVVVAATVNDGVLLLTYAREIQGQRAWEASRAVVEAAKIRLRPRVMTTVTTMMGFVPLAMNLEEGGDMLQPMAVAAIGGLGMEMLVALFLMPCLYVMTSNRNELQPAISSV
- a CDS encoding efflux RND transporter periplasmic adaptor subunit encodes the protein MIKKLIVAAIVMLFLIILGVMTLNGVASNDDAQQGESSKAKQPPTVEIIEAATSSISKSLEVTGSVEPYRIARLASPAEGPVLDIRVREGELVKSNEPLLSIGRKSGVDALIVSMREELKKEEEDLRRARKLIQDGVIPEEQLDQARADYEKARAQLVQAEETARDYTIHAPWDGVVTKLLVKEGEFVAPRAVLLEMYDPSSLVIRAAIPESRAADTTADMRVEVLLDAYPQSKFQGRVGRIYPYLDAQLRTRTVEIVLDKPVNLLPGMFARLKMLLHTADNAVVLPLEAVVQSPKGQVVFILEEGCAVRRPVEIGIEEGNRVQVVSGVKPGDKVISAGNGKLKNGAAVRLAGSGGPAPGMGQGKDKGKGQGKGKMAGKAEDGNSTRHAADVSPAAGVSQ
- a CDS encoding Spy/CpxP family protein refolding chaperone — encoded protein: MRKFLIALSVGLNIAFITLWALHAYPTGNAAHIDSLYGPAHTQAPSLLHRSVNATPEQWRAIEPHVRDFQEAARSTREDMKELRRKMLHLLAEPVVDEKAIHSTKQEILAHQERMKNLVINFLLKEKEILEPEQFKALLDAIQRRCNSCGDNEGPGMMSRVLGNDAP
- a CDS encoding zf-HC2 domain-containing protein — protein: MAMCRKYQKRLGAYLDGELSERERAAIERHLSVCSSCRASMESMKRLAPIMKQLGPAPIPPYLSSRILAEAYAEAEKPKTRFMKKWPESFSPRVWGLEGLTTTALVLGLVLGGFLGWSSFQQDDPITIDKPYDRSAEILYGFDFLSATPQGTIEAATLALLENERGL
- a CDS encoding RNA polymerase sigma factor; amino-acid sequence: MEATGKGDLKAFEEIVRRYQHWAWGIAIRFLGDECEAADIVQEGFIRLLRSSRHYKRTATLKTYFHTIITRLCLDRAKKKHPIYTENLPDVPDSRPGSPESLMHLEEAAQVRRALDSLPPNQRMAIVLRYYEELSYEEIASALGTTRKAVERLLARGRARLRSDLGDRDDFL
- a CDS encoding ABC transporter permease translates to MKRLIAYWSILVKDMRTYYLKPPNVSWGIIFPLAWTGMFFIRSGSGLESVPQLLPGVVAISILFGTTSMLAVTVTFEKKNRSFERLLLAPIPFELLMFAKTSGAILFGVANAFVPVAMALFLTDLAHVDWALFVPAVVLIAVASTFLGLFIAVAVSEVFEAQTFSNFFRFPMIFLCGLFFPIEKLPVLLKPLSYVLPLTYGVDVLHGSVHGEHMMPFALDLIVLGIFCAGLFMASLRNIRSRWIA